AAGCGGCCGGCGTAATCGGCCACCTTGTCCATGCCCAGCGCCTGGGCGAGACGCACGGTCATCAGGTTGCGCGACTTCTCGATGCCGACGCGCAGCGTGGTCGGGCCGAGATAGTCGTCGTGGTAGTTCTTGGGCCGCCACAGGGGCAGACCCGGTCCCTGCGGCAAGGCGATGGGAGCGTCCAGCACCAGGGACGAGGGCGTGTAGCCGTTTTCCAGCGCCGTCAGATAGATGAACGGCTTGAACGACGAGCCGGTCTGGCGCATGGCCTGGGAGGCGCGGTTGAACTGGCTCTTGCCATAGGACCAGCCGCCCACCATGGCCAGGACGCGGCCGGTATGGGGATCGATGGCCACCAGGGCACCCTCGACCTTGGGAATTTGGCGCAGGCTGAAGGCATTGGCGGGCAACGGCTTGCCGTCGTCGCCCTTGGCCGCCGGTTCAACCAGGATGACGTCGCCCAGCGCCACAACGTCGGCGGGACGGCGGGGGAAGGGGCCGGTGGCCGAACGCTCCAGGGTGGGGCGCGCCCACTTCATCTCGGAGAAGGGCAGGTGGCCGACCTTGCCGCCCACCAGGCCCAGGGTGGCCTCGTGATCGTTCAGCGCCAGCACCACGGCGGTCTGCCAGGCCTCGTCGGCGCCGCCGGGGCGCGGCACGGCGGCCAGCAGCGGCCCCCAGCCGGCGGCGGCGGGAATACGGGTGACGGGACCGCGCCAGCCGTGGCGGCGGTCATAATTGGCCAATCCCTGGCGCAGCACCCTGGACCCCATGGCCTGCAGCTTGGCGTCCATGGAGGCGCGCACCACCAGTCCGCCCTTCCACAGGGCGGATTCGCCGTACTTGGCCTGCAATTCGCGGCGGATGTCCTCGGCGAAGTAATCGCCGCCCTGGGTGGCCTGCATCTCCTTGCGGGTGCGGACCTCCAGCGGCATGGCGACCATGGTCTGGTATTCGGTCTGGGTGATCTTGCCGTCCTCGAACAGCCGTCCGATCACCCAGTCCCGACGCTCCTTGGCGGCCTGGGGATGGCGATGGGGGTTGTAGTTGTTGGGCGCCTTGGGCAGGGCGGCGAGATAGGCGGCCTCGGCCACGTTCAGCTCGTCCAGGCCCTTGTCGAAATAGTTGAGCGCCGCCGCCGCCACGCCGTAGGCGCCGCTGCCCAGATAAATCTCGTTGAGATACAGCTCGAGGATATGGTCCTTGGAGAAGGTGCGCTCGATGCGCAGCGCCAGGATGGCCTCCTTCACCTTGCGCTCGATGGACACCTCGTTGGTCAGCAGGAAGTTCTTGGCCACCTGCTGGGTGATGGTCGAGGCGCCCACCGGCCGCCGGTCGGCACCCTTGCCCCGGTTCTTCAGGTTGACGGCGATGGCGCGCGCGATGCCCACCGGGTCGATGCCTGCGTGGCTGTAGAAATTCTTGTCCTCGGCCGACAGGAAGGCGTCCTTGACCAGTTGGGGGATGACCGGCAGCGGCACGAACACCCGCTTTTCCACCGCATACTCGGCCACCAGACGGCCGTCGCCACCATAGACGCGGGTGGTGATCGGCGGCTCGTAATGGGCCAGTTGGTGATAGTCGGGCAGCCCCCGGCCGTAATGCCAGAAAACGAACAGCGTCCCGGCCGCGCCAACGATGGCCAGCAGGATCAACAGGCTGAACAGTCCAAGCAGGAAGCGGAACATGGGGTGCGGTGCCTCGCGAACAGGCCCGGTGGTACCGCCTCGCGGCGTCCGGCGTCAAGTGTCGGGAAGATGCAGGCGATAAAAGCGGCTGTCCACCATCATCTGGGCAAGGGAGGCATCCGCCGATGCCTAAGGCTGGCGCGCCGCCGCCTTGATGGGTTCGGGGCAGTCGATGCGGCTGGTCCCCACCAGGGCGGCCTTCATGCCCTTGGGCATACCGCGCATGATGTCCTCGGCCGCCTGGGCCATCTCCGGCCGGCTGGGCGGCGGCCCATTGGTGATCACCATGTGGTTGCCCGGCCCCGAGCGCAGATTGTAGTCGGTCCAGCGATAGACCACCATCCAGCAGGCGGGCACCGTGCGCGGGCAGGTCAGGCACGGCACGGACGGACGGGTCTCGGCCCGGGCGGGAAGCGCCAGTATCGCCGAGAGCAGCAGGAGGCCGAGGCGACTGACCACCGGTTACGGCCGCTTGGCCTTGAGGTTGGGGGGAAAGAAGCGCTCCACCGCCTTGGCGATGGACTTGGCCAGACGGGCGCGGTACTGCGGCTGGCGCAGCATCTTCTCCTCGGACTCGTTGGAGAGGTAGCCCATCTCCACCAGC
The window above is part of the Magnetospirillum sp. 15-1 genome. Proteins encoded here:
- a CDS encoding penicillin-binding protein 1A, with product MFRFLLGLFSLLILLAIVGAAGTLFVFWHYGRGLPDYHQLAHYEPPITTRVYGGDGRLVAEYAVEKRVFVPLPVIPQLVKDAFLSAEDKNFYSHAGIDPVGIARAIAVNLKNRGKGADRRPVGASTITQQVAKNFLLTNEVSIERKVKEAILALRIERTFSKDHILELYLNEIYLGSGAYGVAAAALNYFDKGLDELNVAEAAYLAALPKAPNNYNPHRHPQAAKERRDWVIGRLFEDGKITQTEYQTMVAMPLEVRTRKEMQATQGGDYFAEDIRRELQAKYGESALWKGGLVVRASMDAKLQAMGSRVLRQGLANYDRRHGWRGPVTRIPAAAGWGPLLAAVPRPGGADEAWQTAVVLALNDHEATLGLVGGKVGHLPFSEMKWARPTLERSATGPFPRRPADVVALGDVILVEPAAKGDDGKPLPANAFSLRQIPKVEGALVAIDPHTGRVLAMVGGWSYGKSQFNRASQAMRQTGSSFKPFIYLTALENGYTPSSLVLDAPIALPQGPGLPLWRPKNYHDDYLGPTTLRVGIEKSRNLMTVRLAQALGMDKVADYAGRFGIYDNLPRQLSMALGAGETTPLRLTAAYAMLVNGGKRVRPTLIDRIQDRNGKTIFSHDLRFCDGCSAGRFTGQDMPVLPDIREQMVDPVSAYQMVSILEGVVQRGTGTSVRAVGKPLAGKTGTSNDSNDVWFVGFSPDLAVGVFVGFDEPSTLGAKETGGSIAAPIFRDFMIEALKDKPPTPFRVPPGVRLVRVNAHTGKPAMPGDTKAIYEAFKGSDRMPGDEEDVLEGSGGIDAGFSFAPFLGAEEGASTNVQLTPPPGAVPGPDGTIPTVPPVQAPASGPAPSAGGLY